A genomic window from Candidatus Binatia bacterium includes:
- a CDS encoding DUF4258 domain-containing protein: MNLRFYVDPETEAPHIYRHGVEEDEVVEILTNPGEDRPGREGSRVAIGKTRQGRYLRVIYVPDPEPASVFVITAYELRGKPLFAYRRRLRKKGRK, from the coding sequence ATGAACCTTCGCTTCTATGTTGATCCCGAAACTGAAGCGCCCCATATTTATAGACACGGTGTGGAGGAAGATGAAGTTGTAGAGATACTTACAAATCCTGGCGAGGATCGTCCGGGGAGGGAGGGTTCCCGGGTGGCGATCGGCAAGACCCGACAGGGCCGTTACCTTCGGGTCATTTATGTTCCAGACCCCGAACCGGCGAGTGTATTTGTGATCACAGCATATGAGCTTCGAGGGAAGCCGTTATTCGCGTATCGAAGACGCTTACGCAAGAAAGGAAGGAAATGA